The Plectropomus leopardus isolate mb chromosome 22, YSFRI_Pleo_2.0, whole genome shotgun sequence genome includes a window with the following:
- the hcfc2 gene encoding host cell factor 2: protein MTTGVEEPQWRKVHSVTGVIPRSRHGHRAAAIRELIVVFGGGNEGIAEDLHVYNTVSKQWFLPAVRGDIPPGCAAHGFVCEGTRILVFGGMVEFGKYTNSLYELQASRWLWKKLKPRAPRNGLPPCPRIGHSLTLVGNKCYLFGGLANDSEDPNGNVPRYMGDFYELELQSISGARGWNIPETKGGGPSARESHTAVAYTGLGSPKLYIFGGMQGCRLDDLWQLDLDTMVWTTPETRGSTPLPRSLHSASVIGNKMYVFGGWVPVPESDEHNALGTEWICSDSLSVLNLDTMSWENLGPEQLDDIESQLQSQGPQSDDPYACRPRARAGHCAATVGSRLYIWSGRDGYRKSWNYQVCCKDLWYLETDRPETPQAVLLIKSTVSMLHVAWRPLPAADCYVLQIQPAPPPAKPVDPNGTDGLDAKSKDSAAVQTFQPQTGETTNKEAKASAQASTQQETAAKSPKSSAEIKAHGGRSVGREAEKDCGAGEETPETEVSSSDQHQPEKQPVSADKTTDFYAQEHQVQQSPDEATWFDVGVFKTLYSEVGHYFLPADSDQATAAISSRPPNTKEPFLQRKLPGPQDYHSREKKELAPGQTYRFRVAGINCFGQGDFSPVSEFKTCQPGFPGAPSAVKITKANDSVHITWEAPSSPSGRILEYSMYMAVRKSRSTSSERPGQMAFIRIYRGTKTSCTVSSTHLENAQIDCSASNRPAVVFRIAAKNEQGYGPATQIRWIQDPSKLRGSASKADSSAEADQDAADSSS, encoded by the exons TCTCAAAGCAGTGGTTTCTGCCTGCTGTGAGAGGTGATATCCCACCGGGCTGTGCTGCCCATGGCTTCGTCTGTGAAGGCACTCGAATACTTGTCTTTGGTGGCATGGTTGAGTTCGGGAAATACACTAACAGCCTCTATGAACTTCAG GCTAGTCGCTGGCTGTGGAAGAAACTGAAGCCCAGAGCTCCCAGGAATGGCCTGCCTCCCTGCCCTCGGATAGGACACAGCCTCACTCTAGTGGGTAACAAGTGTTACCTGTTCGGAGGGCTGGCCAATGATAGTGAAGACCCCAATGGCAATGTGCCAAG ATACATGGGTGACTTCTATGAGCTGGAGCTGCAGTCGATATCAGGGGCGAGAGGCTGGAACATCCCAGAGACAAAGGGTGGTGGTCCCTCAGCACGGGAGTCCCACACCGCGGTTGCCTACACCGGCCTCGGCTCCCCGAAGCTCTACATCTTTGGAGGGATGCAAGGATGCCGCTTAGACGACCTCTGGCAGCTTGACCTCG acACAATGGTTTGGACGACGCCTGAGACCAGGGGTTCCACGCCACTTCCCAGAAGCCTTCACTCTGCCAGTGTCATTGGAAACAA gatGTATGTTTTTGGTGGCTGGGTTCCTGTACCAGAGTCAGATGAGCACAATGCCTTAGGAACTGAATGGATCTGCAGTGACTCCTTAAGTGTACTCAACTTAG ACACTATGAGCTGGGAGAACCTTGGCCCAGAGCAGCTGGACGATATCGAGTCTCAGCTGCAGAGCCAGGGACCCCAGAGTGACGATCCGTACGCCTGTAGGCCCAGAGCCAGAGCCGGGCACTGTGCCGCCACTGTCGGGTCCAGGCTTTACATTTGGAGCGGCCGTGACGGATACCGCAAGAGCTGGAACTATCAGGTCTGCTGCAAGGATCTCTGGTACCTGGAGACGG ATCGACCAGAAACCCCACAGGCAGTGTTACTCATCAAATCCACAGTCAGCATGCTTCATGTGGCCTGGCGCCCCCTGCCTGCAGCCGACTGCTACGTCCTCCAGATCCAGCCTGCGCCTCCACCGGCCAAACCAGTCGATCCAAATGGAACAGATGGACTGGATGCGAAGAGTAAAGACTCTGCAG CTGTCCAGACTTTTCAACCTCAAACTGGAGAAACCACTAATAAAGAAGCCAAAGCATCAGCTCAG GCCTCAACACAGCAGGAAACTGCAGCAAAATCACCCAAAAGCTCTGCAGAGATCAAAGCACACGGAGGGAGGAGTGTtgggagagaggcagagaaggaCTGCG GTGCTGGAGAGGAGACACCAGAAACAGAGGTCAGCAGCTCAGATCAGCACCAGCCAG AGAAACAACCTGTTTCAGCTGACAAGACAACAGATTTCTACGCCCAGGAACATCAG GTCCAGCAGAGTCCAGATGAAGCCACATGGTTTGATGTTGGTGTGTTCAAAACACTGTACTCTGAGGTCGGCCACTACTTTCTACCTGCTGACAGTGATCAGGCAACTGCAGCCATCAGCAGCCGGCCGCCAAACACTAAAGAG CCCTTCCTCCAGAGGAAGCTTCCAGGACCTCAGGACTACCACAGCAGAGAGAAGAAGGAGCTGGCTCCTGGTCAGACCTACAGGTTCAGAGTTGCGGGCATCAACTGCTTTGGCCAGGGAGACTTCAGCCCAGTCAGCGAGTTCAAGACCTGCCAGCCTGGTTTCCCTGGAGCTCCCTCTGCTGTCAAGATTACCAAG gCCAACGATTCTGTCCACATCACGTGGGAGGCTCCCTCCTCTCCATCAGGCCGGATCCTTGAGTATTCCATGTACATGGCGGTGAGGAAGAGCCGCTCCACCAGCTCGGAGCGTCCAGGTCAGATGGCCTTCATCAGGATCTACCGCGGCACCAAGACGTCCTGCACAGTCAGCTCCACCCACCTGGAAAACGCTCAGATCGACTGCTCCGCCTCCAACAGGCCAGCTGTCGTCTTCCGCATAGCCGCAAAGAATGAGCAGGGCTACGGCCCAGCGACGCAGATCCGCTGGATTCAAG ATCCAAGTAAATTGCGAGGGTCTGCATCTAAAGCCGACAGCAGTGCTGAGGCTGACCAGGATGCTGCTGACAG CTCCAGCTGA